Within the Gammaproteobacteria bacterium genome, the region CTCACGCACCGACATCAACTTCCAGCGCATCCCGATTGTGGACACCTCGAATCCGTTCATCTCCAGGGATATACCGACACCTGACGAAAGCTTCATCGTCATCCGCTTCCGTCATCCGCAAAAATACGACTTCCCGTATCTTATGCAAATGATCGCCGGCTCATGGATGTCGCGCCCCAACACCCTCGTCGTACCGGGCGGAAAAATGGGATTCGCCATGGAGATCATCCTCACCCCGATCATCCACGACATGATCGAAAAGAAGCGCGCCGGATAAACCGGCATATTTTCTTGGCCAGGCAGCATCAGTGCTGCCTGGCCAATCTACCTCTTCCGCCGGAAAAGCCAGACCAGATCCGGCACCGCCAGCAACAGACACATCACCGCAATAATCCGTTGAAACCAGACTGCCTGCTCATACCGGCTGTCATAGCCCCCCAACAATACCAGCGCAGCAAGAACCAACACCACTGCAAAAACCCGTTGCGCACCTTCCCGTAGCCCCCATTCCCAGCGCCGCGCCAAAGCGATTCCGCCCACCGCGCACAACCAGCCTATCGCCGCCCCGCCTAGAACATCCAGTGGCCAGTGAGCGCCCACCACAATGCGGGATAATCCCGTGGACGTCGCGACAAGCACCAACAACGCCGTCAGCCAGGCACGATTAATCAGCAGACTCACTGCCCCCGTAAATGCAAAGACTGCCATAGTATGGCCGGAGGGAAACGAGCCGGACTGAAGCACCGGCCCAATGATGTGAAAACTCTCCAGCGGCAACACCGCCGCCGGACGCCCGCCGCCGATCAGCGCCTTCAAGACCGGGGCCGCTACGGACGCGAGCAGCGCAGTCAGAATCAACGCCCACACCACATCAGGGCGCCGCCCTGCAAAGAGCAACACCAACACAAACACCACCAGCCCATCACCAAGAATCGTCAGATTGGCCCACAGTACATCGCCGGTAAGCTGGCTGAGCCGGTTAAGCGACAAAAACAACGGCTGGTTCGCGCCCATTGAAAGCACGATTAACGCAAGGATTACGGCTATGGCGGGCACGCCCCACATTGTGCCCTTCACGGGTACGATGTCCAGTGCGAAGGACGGGTGTCCTGTATTATCATACTATCGTTTGTTTTTTATCGGAGGTGCAAAGTATAGCGTGAAGTGGCGGTGAGAAGCATACTACACACTGACAGCTTGACACCCTTCCGGGAAAAAGAAAACCCCGATAAACTTTCGTCTATCGGGGTTGCATATAAAGGCTGGCGGTGTCCTACTTTCGCATGGGAACTCCCACACTATCATTGGCGCTGAACGGTTTCACTTCCGAGTTCGAAATGGGATCGGGTGGTTCCCGTTCGCTATGGCCGCCAGCCAAACCTTTTCACTACTAAATGGAACGCAATCTTGCGTGCGTTCTCACGTGAATACAATCAAGAATATATAGAAAGGCAGGGTATGCGTTTTATGTCAGTCGTCGACACATAGCACCTAAAACCACTTGGGTGTTATATGGTCAAGCCTCACGGTCAATTAGTACTGGTTAGCTTCACGCATTACTGCGCTTCCACACCCAGCCTATCAACGTCGTAGTCTTCGACGGACCTTCAGAGAGCTTAAAGCTCAGGGAGATCTCATCTTGAGGTAGGCTTCCCGCTTAGATGCTTTCAGCGGTTATCCCTTCCGTACTTAGCTACCCGGCTGTGCCACTGGCGTGACAACCGGAACACCAGAGGTACGTCCACTCCGGTCCTCTCGTACTAAGAGCAGCTCCTCTCAAATCTCCAACGCCCACGGCAGATAGGGACCGAACTGTCTCACGACGTTCTAAACCCAGCTCGCGTACCACTTTAAATGGCGAACAGCCATACCCTTGGGACCTGCTACAGCCCCAGGATGTGATGAGCCGACATCGAGGTGCCAAACACTGCCGTCGATATGGACTCTTGGGCAGTATCAGCCTGTTATCCCCGGAGTACCTTTTATCCGTTGAGCGATGGCCCTTCCATACAGAACCACCGGATCACTAAGACCTGCTTTCGCACCTGCTCGACGTGTGTGTCTCGCAGTCAAGCACCCTTATGCCTTTGCACGCACTGCGCGATTTCCGACCGCGCTGAGGGTACCTTTGTGCTCCTCCGTTACTCTTTAGGAGGAGACCGCCCCAGTCAAACTACCCACCATACACTGTCCCCGACCCGGATAACGGGTCTGGGTTAGAACCCCAAGCACGCCAGGGTGGTATTTCAAGGATGGCTCCACGCAAACTGGCGTCCACGCTTCAAAGCCTCCCACCTATCCTACACAAGCATACTCAAGGTCCAGTGTAAAGCTATAGTAAAGGTTCACGGGGTCTTTCCGTCTTGCCGCGGGTACGCCGCATCTTCACAGCGAATTCAACTTCACTGAGTCTCGGGTGGAGACAGCGTGGCTGTCGTTACGCCATTCGTGCAGGTCGGAACTTACCCGACAAGGAATTTCGCTACCTTAGGACCGTTATAGTTACGGCCGCCGTTTACCGGGGCTTCGATCAAGAGCTTCACCTTGCGGCTGACCCCATCACTTAACCTTCCGGCACCGGGCAGGCGTCACACCCTATACGTCCACTTTCGTGTTTGCAGAGTGCTGTGTTTTTAATAAACAGTCGCAACCACCTGGCTATTGCAACCTCCAAAAGCTTACGGAGCAAGTCCTTCACCTTCAGAGGCACACCTTCTCCCGAAGTTACGGTGCTATTTTGCCTAGTTCCTTCACCCGAGTTCTCTCAAACGCCTTAGGATTCTCTCCTCACCCACCTGTGTCGGTTTTGGGTACGGTTTCGTGTTATCTGAAGCTTAGAGGCTTTTCTTGGAAGCATGGCATCAACCACTTCGGTTCACAAGGAACCTCGTCATCAGTTCTCGGCATTAAGGACCCGGATTTGCCTAAGTCCTCTGCCTACCACCTTAAACCGGGACATCCAACACCCGGCTGGCCTAGCCTTCTTCGTCCCCCCATCGCAATAACACAAAGTACAGGAATATTAACCTGTTATCCATCGACTACGCATTTCTGCCTCGCCTTAGGGACCGACTCACCCTGCTCCGATTAACGTTGAGCAGGAAACCTTGGGTTTTCGGCGTGCGGGTTTTTCACCCGCATTATCGTTACTCATGTCAGCATTCGCACTTCTGATACCTCCAGCATTCCTTACAGAACACCTTCGCAGGCTTACAGAACGCTCCCCTACCACTTACGCTTAACGCGTAAATCCGCAGCTTCGGTACATAGCTTAGCCCCGTTAAATCTTCCGCGCAGGCCGACTCGACCAGTGAGCTATTACGCTTTCTTTAAAGGATGGCTGCTTCTAAGCCAACCTCCTGGCTGTTTCTGCCTTCCCACATCGTTTTCCACTGAGCTATGATTTTGGGACCTTAGCTGGCGGTCTGGGTTGTTTCCCTCTTCACGACGGACGTTAGCACCCGCCGTGTGTCTCCCATGCTCGCACTTCCCGGTATTCGGAGTTTGCAACGGGTTGGTAAGTCGCAATGACCCCCTAGCCGTAACAGTGCTCTACCCCCGGGAGTGATACATGAGGCGCTACCTAAATAGCTTTCGGGGAGAACCAGCTATCTCCGGGCTTGATTAGCCTTTCACTCCGATCCACAGCTCATCCCCGTCTTTTTCAACAGACGTGGGTTCGGGCCTCCAGTGGGAATTACCCCACCTTCACCCTGGCCATGGATAGATCGCCCGGTTTCGGGTCTACTCCCAGCGACTATTCGCCCTATTAAGACTCGGTTTCCCTACGGCTCCCTTATACAGTTAGCCTCGCCACTGAAAGTAACTCGCTGACCCATTATACAAAAGGTACGCAGTCACATCTTTCGATGCTCCCACTGCTTGTACGCATACGGTTTCAGGTTCTATTTCACTCCCCTCACTGGGGTTCTTTTCGCCTTTCCCTCACGGTACTGGTTCACTATCGGTCGGCAACGAGTATTTAGCCTTGGAGGATGGTCCCCCCATATTCAGACAGGATTTCACGTGTCCCGCCCTACTCTTCGTCACCCACACAAACACCTTTTCGCATACGGGACTATCACCCTCTATCGCCGGACTTTCCAGACCGTTCTGCTAAAATGCTTATGCTTGATGTGACTGGGCTGTTCCGCGTTCGCTCGCCACTACTAACGGAATCTCGGTTGATTTCTTTTCCTCCAGGTACTTAGATGTTTCAGTTCCCTGGGTTCGCTTCCGTACCCTATGTATTCAGATACGGATACCTCTTACGAGGTGGGTTTCCCCATTCGGAGATCTTCGGATCAAAGCCTGTTTGCCGGCTCCCCGAAGCTTATCGCAAGCTACTACGTCCTTCATCGCCTGTTGCCGCCAAGGCATCCACCGT harbors:
- a CDS encoding phosphatase PAP2 family protein; this translates as MKGTMWGVPAIAVILALIVLSMGANQPLFLSLNRLSQLTGDVLWANLTILGDGLVVFVLVLLFAGRRPDVVWALILTALLASVAAPVLKALIGGGRPAAVLPLESFHIIGPVLQSGSFPSGHTMAVFAFTGAVSLLINRAWLTALLVLVATSTGLSRIVVGAHWPLDVLGGAAIGWLCAVGGIALARRWEWGLREGAQRVFAVVLVLAALVLLGGYDSRYEQAVWFQRIIAVMCLLLAVPDLVWLFRRKR